The genomic window TCCCAGCCCTCATGGAGTACCGGAACGTCCCGTACTACGCAGCGCTTCTGTCGGCCGCACAATACCACGGCGCCGCGCATCATCGGCCGCAAGCGTTCCAGGTCATCCTTGGCAGGAACAGGCCATCCATCTTGTGCGGATCCGTGAAGGTATCATTCGTCGCGCGCCGGAACGTGGGAGACGTGCCGGTCCAGAAATTCAACAATCCGCGCGGAACCGTTCGGGTCTCAACGGTGGAGGCAACGGCCGTGGATCTCGTCGGATACGTGCGTCACGCGGGCGGAGTGGACCGTGTAGCAGGTCTTCTTTCCGAACTCGGCGAGGGGATGGACCCGCAGCGTCTCGTTGACGCGTCGAAGTATGCGCCGATCCCGTGGGCGCAGCGTTTGGGCTACCTGCTCGCACATGTCGGGTGCGGAGACAAG from Acidobacteriota bacterium includes these protein-coding regions:
- a CDS encoding type IV toxin-antitoxin system AbiEi family antitoxin — translated: MNDSAKPRARHVIMDLSARGRHHFTSAELRSALGVSAAAARQALSRLAAKGEIASPSRGFYVIVPPEYRRLGCLPADQFIPALMEYRNVPYYAALLSAAQYHGAAHHRPQAFQVILGRNRPSILCGSVKVSFVARRNVGDVPVQKFNNPRGTVRVSTVEATAVDLVGYVRHAGGVDRVAGLLSELGEGMDPQRLVDASKYAPIPWAQRLGYLLAHVGCGDKAALLKEHVQERTRNFTKLLPAASAENAPRSKDWRLYVNVTIESEA